Proteins encoded by one window of Xiphias gladius isolate SHS-SW01 ecotype Sanya breed wild chromosome 15, ASM1685928v1, whole genome shotgun sequence:
- the adra2c gene encoding alpha-2C adrenergic receptor — protein sequence MDFFNSSNLEDGIQTENVSSNSTSQTQYTQLAIWGLAGLVSFLILFTIVGNVLVVIAVLTSRALKPPQNLFLVSLASADILVATLVMPFSLANELMGYWFFGKIWCDIYLALDVLFCTSSIVHLCAISLDRYWSVTQAVEYNLKRTPKRVKGMIVVVWLISAVISFPPLISMDRSSNEASPQCILNDETWYILYSSIGSFFAPCVIMILVYIRIYQVAKTRTRTMSEKKRDVDSPLENGMDKAEPGGGGSLKSNRGGSVKVQERENGHCQEQAAQSPLPNEPKHALTDHDDDFDDSSSSDEKLKKTSSSSKHHHDDRKDRKSSRKSSSASKYSSRKSRASSKSMELFSSRRKRRSTVNRKKVSAAREKRFTFVLAVVMGVFVVCWFPFFFSYSLYGICREPCQIPGTLFKFFFWIGYCNSSLNPVIYTIFNQDFRRAFQKILCKSWKRSF from the coding sequence atggaTTTCTTTAATAGCTCAAACCTGGAGGACGggatacagacagaaaatgtgtcctCTAATTCCACCTCTCAGACCCAGTACACCCAGCTCGCTATCTGGGGTCTGGCCGGACTTGTCAGCTTTCTGATTTTGTTCACAATAGTCGGGAACGTCTTGGTTGTCATCGCCGTTTTGACGAGCAGAGCTCTGAAACCACCCCAGAACCTTTTTCTCGTCTCCCTGGCCAGCGCGGACATACTGGTGGCCACCCTGGTCATGCCCTTTTCTCTGGCAAATGAACTCATGGGCTACTGGTTTTTTGGCAAAATTTGGTGTGACATCTACCTGGCTCTGGACGTCCTATTCTGCACCTCCTCTATTGTTCACCTCTGCGCTATTAGTTTGGACAGGTACTGGTCCGTGACCCAGGCTGTAGAGTATAACTTGAAGAGAACACCGAAAAGAGTTAAAGGGATGATTGTGGTGGTGTGGTTGATCTCAGCTGTCATCTCCTTCCCACCACTCATATCAATGGACAGGAGCAGCAATGAGGCCAGTCCCCAGTGTATCCTGAATGATGAGACCTGGTACATCCTCTACTCCAGCATTGGATCATTCTTTGCCCCCTGTGTTATCATGATCCTGGTATATATCCGGATCTACCAGGTGGCAAAGACCAGGACCAGAACAATGTCCGAGAAGAAGAGGGATGTGGACTCCCCGCTGGAGAACGGGATGGACAAAGCTGAACCAGGTGGAGGTGGGTCATTAAAGTCCAACAGGGGCGGGAGCGTGAAAGTCCAGGAACGTGAGAATGGGCACTGCCAGGAGCAGGCAGCTCAATCCCCTCTACCGAACGAGCCGAAGCATGCGCTGACAGACCACGACGACGACTTTGATGATAGCAGCTCATCAGAtgagaaacttaaaaaaacttcCAGTTCCTCCAAACATCACCACGACGACAGGAAGGACAGAAAGTCCAGCAGGAAGAGCAGCTCTGCCTCGAAATACTCCAGCAGGAAGTCGCGTGCAAGTTCCAAGTCCATGGAGCTGTTCTCGTCTCGTCGCAAGCGCCGGAGCACCGTCAATCGAAAGAAAGTCTCTGCCGCTCGGGAGAAACGCTTCACCTTCGTACTTGCCGTTGTCATGGGcgtgtttgttgtttgctggttccccttcttcttctcctacAGCCTGTATGGAATCTGCAGGGAGCCATGCCAGATCCCCGGGACCCTGTTCAAGTTCTTTTTCTGGATTGGCTATTGTAACAGCTCCTTAAACCCGGTCATCTACACCATCTTCAACCAGGACTTCCGCAGAGCCTTCCAGAAGATCCTGTGTAAGTCATGGAAACGCTCTTTCTGA